The DNA sequence GGCCGTGGGGCCGGACTGGCTGGTCGTGGACGATCTCGTGGACACCGGCCGCACGGCCCGAGTCATCCGGGACATGCTGCCCGATGCCCATTTCGCCGCTCTATACGCCAAACCTGCCGGCCGCAGCCTGGTGGATACCTACATCACCGAGGTCAGCCAGGACACGTGGATTCTCTTTCCCTGGGACTCGGAATCCAGATTCGTGGAGCCAATAGCCGGCCTCAAGGCCAAGAATCCCTGATGTCGGGCGCCGCACATCGGTTTGATCTCTCCAGATGGTCGGTGGATGTCCTGGAGGTGCGGTCCGGAGGCCGAGACTGGGCCATGGAACGTGTGGCCGACATGGAAACCCTCTGGGAATCCATGAGCGGCATCGGAGACGACGAGGAAGAGGATATCCCCTATTGGGCGGAGATCTGGCCAGCGTCGATCATGCTTGGAGACTGGCTGGCGTCCCGGGCCGAACTTCTTCGTGGCCGGGCCTGCCTGGACATCGGCTGCGGCCTGGGCCTGACCGCCTGCATCGCCTCTTCCCTGGGCGCCCGGGTCACGGCCATGGACCGGGCCCACAGCCCTCTGGCCCTGGCAGGACGGAGCGCCCGGCGCAACGGGATCCCTCCCTTCTCCACAGTTCGCTGCGATTGGAGGCGCCCCCCCTTTCGGGCCCGATCCTTTTCATTTGCCTGGGGGGCCGATGTCCTCTACGAAAAGGCTTTTTTCGAGCCCCTGGAGCGCCTGCTCCGAACGGTCCTGGCCCCCGGTGGCCTCGCCTGGTTCGGAGAGCCCGTCCGCACCGTTTCCCGGCCCTTCAGGGGCTGGTTTCAGGAACGGGGGTGGTCCGTGAAACACCTGGACCTTCGAACCGTTTCCTTTTCCAACCTGACCATGCGCGTCAATTTCTGGGAGCTGGCCCGCAACGATCAACATAAGG is a window from the Deltaproteobacteria bacterium genome containing:
- a CDS encoding class I SAM-dependent methyltransferase, producing the protein MSGAAHRFDLSRWSVDVLEVRSGGRDWAMERVADMETLWESMSGIGDDEEEDIPYWAEIWPASIMLGDWLASRAELLRGRACLDIGCGLGLTACIASSLGARVTAMDRAHSPLALAGRSARRNGIPPFSTVRCDWRRPPFRARSFSFAWGADVLYEKAFFEPLERLLRTVLAPGGLAWFGEPVRTVSRPFRGWFQERGWSVKHLDLRTVSFSNLTMRVNFWELARNDQHKE